A window of the Yersinia rochesterensis genome harbors these coding sequences:
- the yqaB gene encoding fructose-1-phosphate/6-phosphogluconate phosphatase has translation MYDRYEGLIFDMDGTILDTEPTHRQAWRQVLTPYGMAFDEQALVALNGAPTWQIASVIIANHQADLDPHLLAAEKTALFKSLLMDNVKPLPLIGVVKAYHGRKPMAVGTGSEHAMAELLLRHLGLRDYFDVIVGADDVTQHKPAPETFLRCAQLLGVPAQKCVVFEDADFGVEAAKRANMAVVDVRLL, from the coding sequence ATGTACGATCGCTATGAAGGCCTGATTTTTGATATGGATGGCACCATCCTGGATACCGAGCCCACGCACCGTCAGGCATGGCGGCAGGTACTGACGCCTTATGGTATGGCTTTTGACGAGCAGGCCTTGGTCGCTTTGAATGGCGCACCTACGTGGCAAATTGCTAGCGTAATTATTGCTAATCATCAAGCGGATCTGGATCCCCATTTGTTGGCTGCTGAAAAAACCGCATTGTTTAAATCACTGTTGATGGATAATGTGAAGCCTCTGCCGCTCATAGGCGTGGTTAAAGCCTATCATGGGCGTAAACCTATGGCTGTTGGCACTGGAAGCGAACACGCCATGGCAGAGCTGCTTTTACGCCACTTAGGATTACGTGACTATTTTGATGTCATTGTCGGTGCCGATGATGTTACTCAACATAAGCCAGCGCCTGAGACATTCTTGCGCTGCGCGCAGTTACTCGGTGTGCCTGCACAGAAGTGTGTGGTCTTTGAAGATGCTGATTTTGGTGTTGAGGCGGCAAAAAGAGCCAATATGGCAGTAGTTGATGTGCGTCTACTGTGA
- a CDS encoding YqaA family protein, translating into MSSTLAIASLFGSSFLSATLLPGNSEILLVTLLTAGSAPAMMLVLSATVGNTLGGLTNVVIGRLLPELKPQRGMSTALGWLQRFGPAALLLSWLPVVGDLMCVLAGWLRMPWGLVVFFLCLGKALRYIVLTVVTLQGIAWWQ; encoded by the coding sequence GTGAGTAGTACGCTAGCTATTGCTTCATTATTTGGGAGTAGCTTTCTTAGCGCAACGCTCTTACCGGGAAATTCGGAAATTCTGTTAGTCACCCTCTTAACGGCAGGGAGTGCGCCGGCCATGATGCTGGTGTTGTCTGCTACCGTCGGAAATACCCTTGGGGGGCTAACTAATGTTGTTATAGGCCGCTTACTACCGGAACTAAAGCCACAGCGCGGGATGAGTACAGCTCTTGGCTGGCTTCAACGTTTTGGCCCGGCAGCTTTATTATTGAGCTGGTTACCGGTGGTGGGCGATTTGATGTGTGTGTTAGCAGGCTGGTTGCGTATGCCCTGGGGTCTTGTGGTTTTTTTTCTGTGTCTGGGAAAAGCATTGCGTTATATCGTGTTAACGGTAGTCACGCTACAAGGAATTGCCTGGTGGCAGTAA
- the gshA gene encoding glutamate--cysteine ligase: MLASYGFQEREVDLIPDVSHALTWLEAHPKALKGIRRGIERETLRVTADGQLASTGHPESLGAALTHQWITTDFAEALLEFITPVDGDIDHLLAFLRDIHRYTARKLGDERMWPLSMPCFIGAEQDIELAKYGSSNIGRFKTLYREGLKNRYGALMQTISGVHYNFSLPLEFWQAWAGVTDEKSGKEEISAGYFRLIRNYYRFGWVIPYLFGASPAICASFLQGRETALPFERNDKGMCYLPYATSLRLSDLGYTNKSQSNLGITFNDLHTYVAGLKRAIKTPSEEYAALGLKDGERHLQLNTNVLQIENELYAPIRPKRVTRAGESPSDALLRGGIEYIEVRSLDINPFSPIGVDAVQARFLDLFLIWCVLADAPEMSSDELLCTRKNWNRVILEGRKPGQTIGMGCNDTREPLEKVGKDLFADLRRVAEVLDGKDSTEYQQVCDELVAFFDDPSLTFSARILQAMKEGGIGGVGLELAERYREMLQTEPLELLTEEQLSEEGTASWVRQRELESKDKLSFEEYLALHGGQ; the protein is encoded by the coding sequence ATGCTGGCGAGTTATGGTTTTCAAGAGCGGGAGGTCGATTTGATCCCGGATGTATCACACGCGCTAACTTGGCTGGAAGCGCACCCTAAAGCCCTGAAAGGTATCCGTCGTGGTATCGAGCGGGAAACATTGAGAGTGACTGCCGATGGCCAATTAGCCTCGACGGGCCATCCAGAGTCATTGGGTGCCGCATTAACACATCAGTGGATTACCACCGACTTTGCTGAGGCATTGCTGGAATTCATTACACCGGTAGATGGCGATATTGACCATCTGCTGGCTTTTTTGCGCGATATCCATCGCTATACCGCCCGTAAGTTGGGTGATGAGCGCATGTGGCCACTGAGCATGCCTTGCTTTATTGGTGCAGAGCAGGATATTGAGCTGGCTAAATATGGTTCTTCTAATATTGGTCGTTTCAAGACACTTTACCGTGAGGGTTTGAAAAATCGTTATGGTGCCTTGATGCAAACGATTTCAGGTGTGCACTATAATTTCTCTTTGCCGCTAGAGTTTTGGCAGGCATGGGCGGGTGTTACCGATGAAAAAAGTGGCAAGGAAGAAATTTCCGCCGGATATTTCCGCCTGATCCGCAATTATTATCGTTTTGGCTGGGTTATCCCTTATCTGTTTGGTGCTTCACCGGCAATTTGCGCGTCATTCCTGCAAGGGCGTGAAACTGCCTTGCCGTTTGAACGCAATGATAAAGGAATGTGTTATCTGCCTTATGCCACCTCATTACGCTTGAGTGACTTGGGTTATACCAATAAATCACAGAGTAATTTGGGTATTACGTTTAATGACCTGCATACCTATGTTGCTGGGCTGAAGCGCGCAATTAAAACGCCATCAGAAGAATATGCAGCATTGGGGCTAAAAGATGGTGAGCGTCATCTGCAACTGAACACCAATGTGTTACAGATTGAAAATGAACTCTATGCCCCAATTCGGCCTAAGCGAGTGACTCGTGCTGGCGAATCCCCCTCTGATGCTTTGTTGCGCGGTGGGATTGAATATATTGAAGTTCGCTCTTTGGACATTAACCCATTCTCACCTATCGGTGTTGATGCCGTACAGGCGCGGTTCCTCGATTTATTCTTGATTTGGTGTGTGTTGGCTGATGCGCCTGAAATGAGCAGTGACGAATTACTGTGTACTCGGAAAAACTGGAATCGGGTCATTTTGGAAGGGCGTAAACCCGGTCAGACTATCGGTATGGGTTGTAATGATACCCGTGAGCCGCTGGAGAAAGTGGGTAAAGATCTGTTTGCCGACTTGCGCCGTGTTGCCGAAGTATTGGATGGTAAAGATAGCACTGAATATCAACAGGTTTGTGACGAACTTGTCGCGTTCTTTGATGATCCGAGTTTGACGTTCTCAGCGCGTATTTTGCAAGCAATGAAAGAAGGTGGTATTGGTGGTGTTGGTCTTGAGTTAGCCGAACGCTACCGGGAAATGCTGCAAACAGAACCTTTGGAATTGCTAACTGAAGAGCAATTATCTGAAGAGGGCACAGCCTCTTGGGTGCGTCAACGTGAGCTGGAGTCGAAAGATAAGCTAAGCTTTGAAGAGTATTTGGCGCTTCACGGCGGCCAATAA
- the luxS gene encoding S-ribosylhomocysteine lyase, giving the protein MPLLDSFTVDHTIMKAPAVRIAKTMKTPHGDEITVFDLRFCVPNKEVMPERGIHTLEHLFAGFMRNHLNGNGVEIIDISPMGCRTGFYMSLIGTPDEQRVADAWKAAMADVLKVTDQRKIPELNEYQCGTYHMHSLEEAQEIAKGIIDRGVRINHNEELALPKEKLTELHI; this is encoded by the coding sequence ATGCCATTATTGGATAGCTTTACCGTAGACCATACCATTATGAAAGCTCCGGCTGTACGCATTGCTAAGACGATGAAAACCCCTCATGGCGACGAGATAACGGTATTCGATTTACGTTTCTGTGTGCCAAATAAAGAAGTGATGCCAGAACGAGGGATTCATACACTTGAGCACTTGTTTGCCGGTTTTATGCGTAACCATCTCAATGGTAATGGCGTGGAGATTATCGATATCTCCCCAATGGGATGCCGTACTGGTTTCTATATGAGCCTGATAGGTACGCCAGATGAGCAACGCGTTGCTGATGCCTGGAAAGCGGCAATGGCTGATGTATTGAAAGTGACCGACCAGCGAAAAATTCCTGAATTGAACGAATATCAGTGTGGTACTTACCATATGCATTCGCTGGAAGAGGCGCAGGAGATTGCCAAAGGGATTATCGACCGCGGCGTGCGTATCAATCACAACGAAGAGCTGGCATTGCCGAAAGAAAAACTGACTGAATTACATATCTAG
- a CDS encoding HlyC/CorC family transporter, translating into MDHVSTSTLIIILVIMIVVSAYFSASETGMMTLNRYRLRHLSKQGNRAARRVEKLLRRPDRLISLVLIGNNLVNILASALATIVGIRLYGNAGVAIATGVLTFVVLIFAEVMPKTIAALYPERVAFPSSVLLAPLQKIMLPLVWLLNTITRGLMRLCGIRGNVHRSDAVSQDELRSIVNESHSQISRRNQDMLISVLDLEKVTVSDIMVPRNEVVGIDINDDWKSIMRQLTHSPHGRIVLYRQSLDDAIGMLRVREAYRLMTEKKEFNKENLLRAADEIYFIPEGTPLNVQLVKFQRNKEKVGMIVDEYGDIQGLVTVEDILEEIVGDFTTSMSPSLAEEVNPQSDGSVLIDGSANVRGLNKAFNWSLPVDARTINGMLLEELEDIPQIDAQVRIGNYLIDVLDVQENMIKRVRVTPILPDNHVG; encoded by the coding sequence TTGGATCATGTTTCCACTAGCACGCTGATCATCATCCTGGTCATTATGATCGTGGTTTCGGCTTATTTTTCTGCCTCCGAAACCGGCATGATGACGCTTAATCGCTATCGATTACGCCATTTGTCCAAACAGGGTAACCGTGCCGCACGGCGGGTTGAAAAGCTGCTGCGCCGCCCTGACCGCCTGATAAGTTTGGTCTTAATCGGCAATAATCTGGTCAATATTTTAGCCTCAGCACTGGCAACAATTGTTGGCATCCGGCTCTATGGCAATGCTGGGGTTGCTATCGCCACTGGCGTATTAACTTTTGTGGTCCTAATTTTTGCTGAAGTTATGCCGAAAACTATCGCCGCCCTTTATCCTGAGCGCGTTGCATTCCCCAGCAGTGTTTTACTGGCCCCATTACAAAAAATCATGCTGCCACTGGTATGGTTACTCAATACCATCACCCGTGGACTGATGCGCCTGTGTGGCATTCGCGGAAATGTACACCGCAGTGATGCGGTCAGTCAGGATGAATTACGCAGTATTGTGAATGAATCACACTCACAAATTTCTCGTCGTAATCAAGATATGTTGATATCAGTGCTGGATCTGGAAAAAGTCACTGTCAGCGATATTATGGTGCCGCGTAATGAAGTGGTCGGCATTGATATCAATGATGATTGGAAATCAATCATGCGGCAGCTAACACACTCGCCGCATGGTCGCATTGTGTTGTATCGTCAATCATTGGATGATGCTATCGGTATGCTGCGGGTGCGGGAAGCCTACCGGCTGATGACAGAGAAGAAAGAATTCAATAAAGAAAATCTGTTGCGGGCGGCTGATGAAATCTATTTCATTCCCGAAGGCACACCATTGAATGTACAACTGGTGAAATTTCAACGTAATAAAGAGAAAGTCGGCATGATCGTCGACGAGTATGGTGATATTCAAGGATTAGTGACAGTGGAAGATATTCTGGAAGAGATCGTCGGCGATTTTACCACATCCATGTCACCTAGCCTGGCAGAAGAGGTTAATCCACAAAGTGATGGCTCAGTACTGATTGATGGTAGCGCCAATGTGCGTGGACTGAATAAAGCATTCAACTGGTCACTCCCAGTGGACGCCCGCACTATCAATGGCATGTTATTGGAGGAGCTGGAGGATATTCCCCAGATAGATGCTCAGGTTCGTATTGGAAACTATCTGATTGATGTGCTGGATGTACAAGAAAACATGATTAAGCGGGTGCGAGTGACACCTATCCTACCGGATAATCATGTTGGGTAA
- a CDS encoding cytochrome C assembly family protein — protein sequence MPVFSILALIAYSLSLGLIVPSLVQKNSAYRRLALISAVVALVCHAIALKHQIFDVGGGQNLTLLNIGSIVGLMICTIMTIVASQGRGWFLLPIVYSFAMINLALASLLPGEFITHLEASPAIFVHIGLALFAYATLIIAALYALQLAWLDYQLKNKKVTFNADMPPLMSIERKMFHITQIGVVLLTLTLCTGLLYMDDIFSKENVHKAVLSIMAWFVYIVLLWGHYHEGWRGRRVIWFSFAGAFLLTLAYFGSRLLQEIMIS from the coding sequence ATGCCCGTGTTCTCCATTTTGGCTTTGATCGCTTACTCACTCAGTCTGGGCTTGATTGTCCCAAGTCTGGTGCAGAAAAATAGTGCTTACCGGCGCCTGGCGCTGATTTCTGCCGTCGTGGCGCTAGTGTGCCATGCTATTGCTCTGAAGCATCAGATTTTTGATGTCGGCGGCGGTCAAAATCTGACTTTATTGAATATTGGCTCCATTGTCGGGCTGATGATCTGCACTATTATGACTATCGTCGCCTCACAGGGGCGTGGTTGGTTCTTGTTGCCGATTGTCTACAGCTTTGCCATGATTAATCTGGCACTTGCCAGTTTGTTGCCAGGTGAATTCATTACCCATTTGGAAGCCAGCCCTGCCATTTTTGTCCACATTGGGCTAGCCCTCTTTGCCTATGCAACACTTATCATCGCAGCACTGTATGCCCTGCAATTAGCTTGGCTTGATTATCAATTAAAAAATAAGAAAGTCACCTTTAATGCTGATATGCCGCCCTTGATGAGCATTGAACGCAAAATGTTTCATATCACCCAAATTGGGGTGGTCTTGCTGACCCTAACGCTGTGTACTGGCCTGCTTTATATGGATGATATATTCAGTAAAGAAAACGTCCATAAAGCGGTGTTATCAATCATGGCCTGGTTTGTCTATATTGTCTTATTGTGGGGCCATTACCATGAAGGTTGGCGCGGGCGTAGAGTAATTTGGTTCAGTTTTGCAGGCGCATTTTTGCTAACTTTGGCCTATTTTGGCAGCCGCTTACTGCAGGAAATTATGATCTCTTAG
- the ffh gene encoding signal recognition particle protein, whose protein sequence is MFENLTDRLSRTLRNISGRGRLTEENIKETLREVRMALLEADVALPVVRDFINRVKERAVGHEVNKSLTPGQEFVKIVKNELIAAMGEVNNELNLAAQPPAVVLMAGLQGAGKTTSVAKLGKFLKEKQKKKVLVVSADVYRPAAIKQLETLAEGVGIDFFPSDVQEKPIDIVNRALQQAKLKFYDVLIVDTAGRLHVDEAMMDEIKQVHAAINPVETLFVVDAMTGQDAANTAKAFNEALPLTGVVLTKVDGDARGGAALSIRHITGKPIKFLGVGEKSDALEPFHPDRVASRILGMGDVLSLIEDIESKVDRVQAEKLATKLKKGDGFDLNDFLDQLKQMRNMGGMASMLSKMPGAGQLPDNVKSQMDDKVTVRMEAIINSMTLKERAKPEIIKGSRKRRIATGSGVQVQDVNRLLKQFDDMQRMMKKMKNGGLAKMMRGMKGMMPPGFPGR, encoded by the coding sequence ATGTTTGAGAACTTAACTGATCGATTGTCGCGCACACTGCGCAATATCAGCGGCCGTGGCCGGCTGACAGAAGAAAATATTAAAGAAACGCTACGTGAAGTACGCATGGCGTTATTGGAGGCTGACGTAGCTCTGCCGGTGGTTCGTGACTTTATTAACCGGGTAAAAGAGCGTGCTGTCGGGCATGAGGTGAACAAAAGCCTCACGCCGGGTCAGGAATTCGTCAAAATCGTTAAGAATGAACTTATTGCCGCCATGGGCGAGGTCAATAACGAACTGAATCTGGCAGCGCAACCGCCAGCAGTGGTGTTAATGGCTGGCCTACAAGGTGCGGGTAAAACCACCAGTGTGGCTAAACTGGGTAAGTTCCTTAAAGAAAAACAGAAGAAAAAAGTGCTGGTGGTGTCTGCCGACGTTTATCGCCCTGCGGCGATCAAACAGTTGGAAACTCTGGCTGAAGGTGTTGGCATTGATTTCTTCCCGTCTGATGTACAGGAAAAACCGATTGATATTGTCAATCGGGCTCTGCAACAGGCGAAACTTAAGTTTTATGATGTCCTGATTGTCGATACTGCCGGTCGTTTGCACGTTGATGAAGCGATGATGGACGAAATCAAACAAGTTCATGCCGCGATTAATCCGGTTGAAACCTTGTTTGTTGTTGATGCCATGACCGGTCAGGATGCCGCCAATACAGCGAAAGCATTCAATGAAGCGCTGCCACTCACCGGTGTGGTGTTAACCAAAGTTGATGGTGATGCTCGTGGTGGTGCTGCGCTGTCTATCCGCCATATTACCGGCAAGCCGATTAAATTCCTCGGTGTTGGCGAAAAGTCAGATGCACTTGAACCGTTCCATCCCGATCGCGTGGCTTCACGTATTTTGGGAATGGGCGATGTTCTGTCGCTGATTGAAGATATCGAAAGCAAAGTTGACCGCGTACAAGCGGAAAAACTGGCAACTAAGCTGAAAAAAGGCGATGGCTTTGATCTTAATGACTTTCTTGATCAGCTAAAACAAATGCGCAATATGGGCGGCATGGCCAGCATGCTAAGTAAAATGCCGGGCGCAGGTCAGTTGCCAGATAACGTGAAGTCGCAGATGGATGATAAGGTAACCGTGCGGATGGAGGCTATCATCAACTCGATGACGCTGAAAGAGCGCGCCAAGCCAGAAATCATTAAAGGCTCACGTAAGCGCCGTATCGCCACTGGTTCTGGTGTGCAAGTGCAGGATGTTAACCGCTTGCTGAAGCAGTTCGATGATATGCAGCGCATGATGAAGAAAATGAAAAATGGCGGTTTGGCCAAAATGATGCGTGGCATGAAAGGTATGATGCCACCGGGTTTCCCAGGCCGTTGA
- the rpsP gene encoding 30S ribosomal protein S16 gives MVTIRLARGGAKKRPFYQVVVTDSRNARDGRFIERVGFFNPIASGQAEALRLDLDRIEHWIGLGATVSDRVSVLIKDAKKAA, from the coding sequence ATGGTAACAATTCGTTTGGCTCGTGGCGGCGCTAAAAAGCGTCCGTTCTATCAAGTAGTAGTGACTGACAGCCGTAATGCTCGTGACGGCCGTTTCATCGAACGTGTAGGCTTCTTTAACCCGATCGCATCTGGTCAGGCTGAAGCTCTGCGTTTGGACCTGGACCGTATCGAACATTGGATTGGCCTGGGCGCAACCGTTTCTGATCGCGTATCTGTGCTGATCAAAGACGCTAAGAAAGCAGCTTAA
- the rimM gene encoding ribosome maturation factor RimM (Essential for efficient processing of 16S rRNA): MSKQLNPVVPEQPIVLGKMGSTYGIRGWLRVFSSTENAESIFDYQPWFIQQGGKWQHVELEDWKRHSQDLIIKVKGVDDRDAANLLTNCEIIVDSQQLPELEEDDYYWKDLMGCQVVTTTGYELGKIIDMMETGSNDVMVVKANLKDAFGMKERLVPFLHGQVIKNVDLTAQRVEVDWDPGF, from the coding sequence ATGAGCAAGCAACTCAATCCAGTGGTTCCCGAACAGCCGATTGTTCTCGGTAAAATGGGTTCAACTTACGGCATTCGCGGTTGGCTCAGAGTATTTTCATCCACCGAGAACGCCGAAAGTATTTTTGATTACCAGCCGTGGTTTATCCAGCAGGGTGGTAAGTGGCAGCATGTCGAGTTGGAAGACTGGAAGCGCCACAGTCAGGATCTGATCATCAAGGTAAAAGGCGTTGATGATCGGGATGCCGCGAATTTACTGACTAATTGCGAAATTATCGTAGATTCCCAACAACTACCTGAACTGGAAGAGGATGATTACTACTGGAAAGACCTTATGGGCTGTCAGGTAGTAACAACCACGGGTTACGAACTGGGTAAAATCATCGATATGATGGAAACCGGTTCTAACGATGTGATGGTAGTAAAGGCAAACCTGAAAGATGCATTCGGTATGAAGGAGCGGTTGGTCCCGTTTCTTCATGGGCAGGTTATCAAGAATGTCGATCTCACTGCTCAACGTGTTGAAGTAGATTGGGATCCTGGTTTTTGA
- the trmD gene encoding tRNA (guanosine(37)-N1)-methyltransferase TrmD, whose product MWIGVISLFPEMFRAITDYGVTGRAVKNGLLSVQCWSPRDFTYDRHRTVDDRPYGGGPGMLMMVQPLREAIHAAKAAAGEGAKVIYLSPQGRKLDQQGVCELATNQKMILVCGRYEGVDERVIKTEIDEEWSIGDYVLSGGELPAMALIDSVSRFIPGVLGHQASAEEDSFVDGLLDCPHYTRPEVLEGMEVPPVLLSGNHAEIRRWRLKQSLGRTWLRRPELLESLALTDEQMVLLAEFQREHKP is encoded by the coding sequence ATGTGGATCGGTGTTATTAGCCTATTTCCCGAGATGTTCCGCGCAATAACCGATTACGGGGTAACTGGCCGGGCAGTAAAAAATGGCCTGCTGAGCGTGCAGTGTTGGAGTCCTCGTGATTTCACCTACGACCGGCATCGTACCGTGGATGACCGCCCATATGGCGGTGGCCCGGGAATGCTGATGATGGTGCAACCGTTAAGGGAAGCCATTCATGCAGCAAAAGCAGCGGCAGGCGAGGGAGCAAAGGTGATTTATCTGTCACCTCAAGGACGCAAACTGGACCAACAGGGTGTTTGCGAACTGGCGACCAACCAGAAGATGATTCTGGTGTGTGGTCGGTACGAAGGAGTTGATGAGCGCGTAATCAAAACTGAAATTGATGAAGAATGGTCAATTGGCGATTACGTTCTCAGCGGTGGCGAGCTGCCGGCAATGGCTCTGATAGATTCAGTATCCCGTTTTATCCCGGGCGTGCTGGGTCATCAGGCCTCAGCAGAGGAAGATTCCTTTGTTGATGGGTTGCTGGATTGCCCACACTACACTCGTCCTGAGGTGTTAGAAGGGATGGAAGTTCCGCCAGTTTTACTGTCGGGCAACCATGCCGAGATTCGTCGCTGGCGCTTAAAGCAGTCGCTGGGCCGTACCTGGCTTAGAAGACCTGAACTTCTAGAAAGCCTAGCTCTGACTGACGAGCAAATGGTGTTGCTGGCTGAGTTCCAACGGGAACACAAGCCCTGA
- the rplS gene encoding 50S ribosomal protein L19, whose product MSNIIKQIEQEQMKQDVPAFRPGDSVEVKVWVVEGSKKRLQAFEGVVIAIRNRGLHSAFTVRKISNGEGVERVFQTHSPVIDSITVKRRGAVRQAKLYYLRERTGKSARIKERLNRTN is encoded by the coding sequence ATGAGCAATATTATCAAGCAAATCGAACAAGAGCAGATGAAGCAAGACGTGCCTGCATTCCGTCCGGGTGATTCCGTGGAAGTTAAGGTATGGGTTGTTGAAGGTTCTAAAAAGCGTCTGCAGGCATTCGAGGGCGTGGTTATCGCTATTCGTAACCGCGGTCTGCATTCTGCGTTCACCGTTCGTAAAATTTCCAACGGCGAAGGTGTTGAGCGTGTATTCCAAACTCACTCCCCAGTAATCGACAGCATTACTGTGAAACGTCGTGGTGCCGTTCGTCAAGCGAAACTGTACTATCTGCGTGAGCGTACTGGTAAGTCTGCTCGTATCAAAGAGCGTCTTAACCGCACTAACTAA
- a CDS encoding DUF481 domain-containing protein encodes MFSLRHTRALPFYISTLALSLVSTAVLADATVFTALDDPATAKKSFDGTVEAGYTAQSGNTNNSTLTANSTLTWFQPNTAYSLWGAARNTSSNDQRSSERYQLGGRTRYNLTDRNYLFGQAGWLNDRYNGFDSRSVLTTGYGRQIMTTPLHNLRVEFGPGVRHDEYYQGGRSTRALAYAGGNYTYQLTDNTVFSEGVSALANEETTLNSETALNVAINKSFALRLAYVVTYNTKPPASAPKNTDTTTSVTLVYGL; translated from the coding sequence ATGTTTTCTTTGCGTCATACCAGGGCGTTGCCGTTTTATATCAGCACACTCGCATTATCTCTCGTCAGTACCGCTGTTCTTGCTGACGCAACTGTTTTTACTGCTTTAGACGATCCTGCCACGGCCAAAAAGAGCTTCGATGGAACCGTTGAAGCAGGTTATACCGCACAATCAGGCAATACCAACAACTCAACATTGACGGCTAACTCAACGTTGACCTGGTTCCAGCCTAATACTGCTTATAGTTTGTGGGGGGCGGCGCGGAATACCAGTTCTAATGATCAACGCTCTTCTGAACGTTATCAATTGGGTGGCCGTACTCGATATAATCTGACGGATAGAAACTATTTATTTGGGCAGGCCGGTTGGTTAAATGATCGCTATAACGGTTTTGATTCCCGCTCTGTTTTAACCACAGGTTATGGTCGTCAGATTATGACCACTCCGCTGCACAATCTGCGAGTGGAATTTGGTCCAGGTGTCCGTCACGATGAATATTATCAAGGTGGCCGCTCGACGAGAGCCTTAGCTTATGCGGGTGGTAACTATACTTACCAACTGACTGACAACACCGTGTTCAGTGAAGGGGTTTCAGCACTGGCAAACGAAGAAACAACATTGAACTCAGAAACGGCGTTGAATGTTGCTATCAATAAAAGCTTCGCATTGCGTTTAGCCTATGTTGTGACCTATAACACCAAGCCACCAGCCAGCGCACCAAAAAATACTGATACTACAACATCAGTGACTCTGGTTTACGGCCTGTAA